The region GCGGCGGTGTGGATGCCGCAGCGGCGCGGACTACGGCGGCGGTGTGGATGCCGCAGCGGCGCGGACTGCGGTGGCGGTGTGGATGCTGTGGCGCGCGGGAGGCCGTCGAAGACGGCCGACTCGTGCGAGGGATGAGCGGAGTGAGGGCGAAGCCCGAGCGAAGCGAATCGGTTGGGGAGGCTCGTGGCTGTCGCGGGGCGGTTGCGGAGCGGTCTCTCATTGGAGCCAGGTATTGCCATCGCCGTGTCTCGAATCGCCACAACCGTGCATGGAGGTCTCCGAGGTAGTCCAACGGAGCAGTAGGGTTCAAATCCGACTCCGAGTCCGACACCTCTTTCATCCAAAGCATCCCACCATCGCGCATGACTTCCCGCGGCCCGCTCGCGACCGTCTCGCCGCTCGACGGCCGCTACGCGAGCTACACCGAGCCACTCGTCGAGTACGCGAGCGAGGGCGCGCTGATCCGCGCTCGTGTCCAGGTCGAGATCGAGTACCTGATCGCGCTCGCCGACTGCGACGCCACGCCGTTCGCCATCGACGACGCCGACCGCGAGACCCTTCGCGAGGTCTACGAGTCGTTCTCCGAGGTGGATGCAGAGCGCGTGAAACGCCTCGAAACCGAAGGGACGGACGACCGGCCCGCGACGAATCACGACGTGAAGGCCGTCGAGTACTTCGTTCGCGACAGCCTCCCCGACCCCGCTATCGCGTCGTGGGTTCACTTCGGGCTCACGAGCGAGGACGTCAACAACCTCGCGCGGCGGGTGTGCTGGAAACCGGCGGTCGAGTCGGTGGTGCTCCCCGAACTCGAAGCGGTACAGGAGAAGTTCGCCGACCTCGCCACGGCGTACGCCGACACCCCGATGCTCGCGCGAACCCACGGCCAGCCCGCCACCCCGACCACGTTCGGCAAGGAGATGGCGGTCTACGCCGGGCGGCTCCGCCGGAGTATCGACCGGGTCGAGCGCGCGGCCGACGGCCTCGCGGGCAAGCTCGCCGGCGCGAGCGGGACCTACGCCGCCCACCGCGCCGCCTACCCCGAGGTCGACTGGCGAACGTTCTCGGCGGCGTTCGTCGGCTCGCTGGGACTCGCCCACGTCGAACCCGTGACGCAGTTGAACCCCGGAGACGACCTCGCGCGGCTGTTCGACGCGCTCCGCGGGGCGAATCGAGTCCTGCTCGACGCCGACCGCGACGCCTGGCGCTACGTCTCGGACGGCTATCTCGGCCAGGACAGCGCGAACGACGAGACGGGGAGCTCGACGATGCCCCACAAGGTCAACCCCATCGACTTCGAGAACAGCGAGGGCAACCTCGAGAAGGCGAACTCGGACCTCGAATTTCTGGGGACCTATGTTACGACCTCGCGCCTCCAGCGCGACCTCTCGGACTCGACGGTAAAACGAAACGTCGGAAGCGCGTTCGCCCACTGCCTCATCGGCTACCGGAAGGCGGGCATCGGGCTCTCGAAGGTGGTCCCGAACGAGCGGGTCATGCGCGAGGACCTAGCGGCCAACCCCGAGGTCGTCGGCGAAGCGGTCCAGACGATCCTCCGACGCGAAGGGTATTCCGACGCCTACGAGCGGGTGAAGGAGCTGACCCGTGGCCGACGGACGAGCCTCGACGACTTCCACGAGCTGTTCGACGACCTCGACGTGAGCGAGGCGACCCGCGAGGAGCTACGGGCGCTCACGCCCGCGGGCTACACCGGCCTCGCGAGCGAGCTGGCCGATTCGGAGAGCTGACGGGAGCCGCTGTGCGACCCCAAGGAATCACCGAATCACGGTGACGTTGACCGGCGACCGGCGCACCACCGACTCGGCGGTGTTGCCGAGGAGGACCCGGGTGATCCCCGTGCGGCCGTGTGCGCCCATCACGACGTGGTCGACGTCGTGGTCGGCGACGTAGGCACAGATCCGGCGAGCCGATCGCCCGAAGACGATCTCGCCCCCCTCGATCCGATCCGGGTCGTTGGCGCGTTCGCGCAGCCGTTCGTGGAGCGCCTCGGCGTCGTCGCGAACGCCCTCGTACCACTCCTCGCTGTAGCCGGGCATCCCCGGAACCCCCGTCGGCGACTGATAGCCCGTCGTGAGGGGGTCGATGTCGACCGGGTCGATGACGGTGAGGAGGGTGATCCGGGCGTCGTCGAACGTCAGCGCGAAATCGAGGGCGCGTTCGGACTGCGGCGAGCCGTCGGTCGGGACGAGTACGTGCTTCGGCGCGGGCGAGTCGCTCATGCGGCGCTATCGACCGCGTGAGGACAAATCGATTTCCATCCCACCGCCGACAGCGACCGATCCCGTCGATCCCGGTGTGGTGCCGGCCTCAGAGGACGAACGCGAAGATCACGTACGACCCGACGGTCGAGATGGTCGGCGTCAGCAGCCAGAGCATCACGATCCGGCTGGTCGCCGCGGCGTCGAACAGCTCCTCGGCGACGAGTTCGTCGGGGTCCTCCTCGCCGATCTTCGGGACCTGGGCCGGCTGTTCGTCGGTCTCCGGCGGTTCCTCGGCGGGTCTGGCGGTCGCGAGGTCGCCGACGGACGGGCCACGCGGCAGCGGCGGCTCGCCGGTCTTGGGTGTGGTCTCGGCGGCCAGCGCGCCCACGGAGAGGTCGGGTCCGCCCTCGCCGCTCATCGCGGAGCCGGCGGCGTCGGCGAGCGTCACCGCGCGCGAGGAGCGCCCCCACCCGAGGCCGATGATACAGGAGGTCATGCTGACCGCGAGGCTCGCCGGGATCCCCATGTTCGAGAGCACGGTGATGATCGTCGCCCCCACCAGCGAGACCAGCATCGCGGCGAGGATCGGGAGGTCGGTGATGCCGTCGCCAACGGTGTCGAGGGTGCGTCGGGCGATCGTGAACGCCCCGACGCCGATCGCGGCGATGGCGAGCACGACACCCTGGACCACCGTGATCTGTCCGCTCCCCACGAGCGGTGCGACCGCGTTGGCGACGTTCGACGCCCCCGCCGAGAAGGCGTTGTAACAGGCGACCACGAGCACGAGGGCCGCCCCGACAACGTCACGCGGCCCCACGTTCTCGTTGAGCCGGGGTGTCGGAATCGACCCCGACCGGTCGAGGTGGAACAACCCGCCTTCGATCCGCGCGAACGAGATCCGGGCGTCGAGGTAGGGGTAGATGTACCGCCCGATAATGACCCCCGCCCAGAAGGCGACCAGCGGCGCGACGATCCACGCCGAGACGATCGAGAACATCAGGGTCTCGTTGAGGGTGTTGCTCGCGAAGCCGAGCCCGACGATCGCGCCGACGGAGGTCATCGAGGTCGAGGCCGGGACGCCATAGAGGTTCGAGATCAGCAACGAGAGGCCGGTGAAGAAGAGAACGACCGTGCTCGCGACCAGCGTGAACTGGCTCGACGGCACGATCTCCCCGCCCATGGTCGTGACGACCTTCCGCCCGACCGTCCAGCCGCCGATCAGCGCGAAGAGGG is a window of Halococcus hamelinensis 100A6 DNA encoding:
- a CDS encoding inorganic phosphate transporter; this encodes LFALIGGWTVGRKVVTTMGGEIVPSSQFTLVASTVVLFFTGLSLLISNLYGVPASTSMTSVGAIVGLGFASNTLNETLMFSIVSAWIVAPLVAFWAGVIIGRYIYPYLDARISFARIEGGLFHLDRSGSIPTPRLNENVGPRDVVGAALVLVVACYNAFSAGASNVANAVAPLVGSGQITVVQGVVLAIAAIGVGAFTIARRTLDTVGDGITDLPILAAMLVSLVGATIITVLSNMGIPASLAVSMTSCIIGLGWGRSSRAVTLADAAGSAMSGEGGPDLSVGALAAETTPKTGEPPLPRGPSVGDLATARPAEEPPETDEQPAQVPKIGEEDPDELVAEELFDAAATSRIVMLWLLTPTISTVGSYVIFAFVL
- the purB gene encoding adenylosuccinate lyase, producing MTSRGPLATVSPLDGRYASYTEPLVEYASEGALIRARVQVEIEYLIALADCDATPFAIDDADRETLREVYESFSEVDAERVKRLETEGTDDRPATNHDVKAVEYFVRDSLPDPAIASWVHFGLTSEDVNNLARRVCWKPAVESVVLPELEAVQEKFADLATAYADTPMLARTHGQPATPTTFGKEMAVYAGRLRRSIDRVERAADGLAGKLAGASGTYAAHRAAYPEVDWRTFSAAFVGSLGLAHVEPVTQLNPGDDLARLFDALRGANRVLLDADRDAWRYVSDGYLGQDSANDETGSSTMPHKVNPIDFENSEGNLEKANSDLEFLGTYVTTSRLQRDLSDSTVKRNVGSAFAHCLIGYRKAGIGLSKVVPNERVMREDLAANPEVVGEAVQTILRREGYSDAYERVKELTRGRRTSLDDFHELFDDLDVSEATREELRALTPAGYTGLASELADSES
- a CDS encoding universal stress protein, with protein sequence MSDSPAPKHVLVPTDGSPQSERALDFALTFDDARITLLTVIDPVDIDPLTTGYQSPTGVPGMPGYSEEWYEGVRDDAEALHERLRERANDPDRIEGGEIVFGRSARRICAYVADHDVDHVVMGAHGRTGITRVLLGNTAESVVRRSPVNVTVIR